In Methanobrevibacter sp., one DNA window encodes the following:
- a CDS encoding ABC transporter ATP-binding protein has translation MEKLLEVNNLSISFTQYVQGLVRHDLKVISDLSLDINESEIVAVLGSSGSGKSLLAHTILGILPYNAHVTGEVKFKGETLNQEKKEKIRGKEICLIPQSVNFLDPLMKVSQQAVGECKDDNERKEKQKRQREVFSKYGLDESVDDLYPFELSGGMARKVLLSTALLNDPDLLIADEPTPGLDAKSVEETIQDIRRLKDQGKGVLLITHEIDVALKTADRIAIFYSGYVIEINKVENFLNSENLLHPYAKALVDALPKNGFKLTEGVQPLEEVPGCPYYENCPIRSDRCNQSKPELIEHDGAMIRCFNFDKAISEEVSEEVVEDSAPEEVAEELVSEEIVEEEAIEEEAVEAEEELNDEEANDGA, from the coding sequence ATGGAGAAATTATTAGAAGTAAATAATCTATCAATATCCTTTACACAATATGTCCAAGGATTAGTTAGGCACGATTTAAAGGTAATTTCTGATTTGTCACTTGATATTAATGAAAGTGAAATCGTTGCCGTATTGGGATCCAGCGGTTCAGGTAAAAGTCTTTTAGCACATACCATCTTAGGTATTTTGCCTTATAATGCTCATGTGACCGGGGAAGTTAAATTTAAAGGAGAAACTTTAAATCAAGAGAAAAAAGAAAAGATTAGAGGTAAAGAAATTTGTTTAATACCTCAATCTGTAAATTTCCTTGATCCTTTGATGAAAGTTTCCCAACAGGCTGTTGGTGAATGTAAAGACGATAATGAACGTAAAGAGAAACAAAAAAGACAAAGGGAAGTATTCAGTAAATATGGATTGGATGAAAGTGTAGATGATTTGTATCCTTTTGAATTGTCTGGTGGAATGGCGAGGAAAGTATTATTGTCTACAGCCTTATTGAATGATCCTGATTTATTGATTGCTGATGAACCTACTCCTGGTCTTGACGCAAAAAGTGTTGAAGAGACAATTCAGGACATTAGAAGATTAAAAGACCAAGGCAAAGGTGTTTTACTGATCACTCACGAAATAGATGTGGCTTTAAAGACAGCGGATAGGATTGCAATATTCTATTCAGGGTATGTGATTGAAATCAATAAGGTGGAAAACTTCTTGAATTCTGAAAACTTATTGCATCCATATGCCAAAGCTTTAGTCGATGCATTGCCAAAGAATGGTTTCAAGTTAACTGAAGGAGTTCAGCCATTGGAAGAAGTTCCTGGATGTCCTTATTATGAAAATTGTCCGATACGTTCAGACAGATGTAATCAATCCAAACCAGAACTCATTGAACATGATGGTGCAATGATCAGGTGCTTCAATTTCGATAAGGCCATTTCTGAGGAAGTTTCTGAGGAGGTTGTTGAGGATTCTGCTCCTGAGGAAGTTGCTGAAGAGCTTGTTTCTGAGGAGATTGTTGAAGAAGAAGCTATAGAGGAAGAAGCTGTTGAAGCTGAAGAGGAACTTAATGATGAGGAGGCTAATGATGGAGCTTAA
- a CDS encoding ATP-binding cassette domain-containing protein has product MELKAENISFAYHKNKPILKDVSLSLNSNQIIGLIGDSGSGKSTLCKIISGYITNYTGEITIDGNAVNRNGYDPIQLIFQHPEKTMNPKWKMEKVLRESWIPPQDLKDTFGLKDNWLTRWPSELSGGELQRFSILRALNPQTKFIIADEISTMLDAVTQVQIWEALIKHCKANNIGILAVSHDKDLLDVICDDILYFNEINHL; this is encoded by the coding sequence ATGGAGCTTAAGGCAGAAAACATTTCTTTTGCATATCATAAAAATAAACCTATATTGAAGGATGTTTCATTATCTCTTAACAGCAATCAGATAATCGGATTAATTGGAGATAGCGGTAGCGGTAAGAGTACCTTATGTAAGATTATTTCCGGTTATATTACCAATTATACTGGTGAGATAACTATTGATGGAAATGCTGTTAATAGAAATGGTTATGATCCTATTCAATTAATTTTCCAGCATCCGGAAAAGACTATGAATCCTAAATGGAAGATGGAAAAGGTATTGAGGGAATCATGGATTCCTCCACAGGATTTGAAAGACACTTTCGGTCTTAAGGACAATTGGCTGACTCGTTGGCCAAGTGAACTTTCCGGTGGAGAATTGCAACGTTTCAGTATATTGAGGGCTTTAAATCCACAAACAAAATTTATCATTGCAGATGAAATAAGCACTATGCTTGATGCTGTAACCCAAGTGCAGATATGGGAAGCACTTATCAAGCATTGCAAAGCCAATAATATTGGAATATTAGCGGTAAGTCACGATAAAGACTTGCTTGATGTAATATGTGATGATATTTTGTATTTCAATGAGATAAATCATCTTTAG